A single genomic interval of Argopecten irradians isolate NY chromosome 8, Ai_NY, whole genome shotgun sequence harbors:
- the LOC138328887 gene encoding mucin-4-like: MVQTHQSTQSSQTNPHRVQTDQSTQSSDRSIHTEFISTNTHRVQTDQSTVFTQTNPLRTHIDQSTQSSDRPIHTKFTDQSTKSSDKPIHTEFRQTNPHRVQTNQSTQSSDRSIHTEFRQINPQRVQTDQSTQNSDRPIHTEFRQTNPHRVQTDQSTQNSDRPIHTEFRQINPHRVLTDQSIQSSDKPIHREFRQTYPHRVHIRPIHTEFRQINPHRFQTVQSTQSSYQPINTEFISTNPHRVQTDQSTQNSDRPIHTEFRQNNPHRVQTYQSTQSSDRPIHTEFRQNNPQKFRQTNPHRVQTDQSTQISDSPIHTEFISTNQHRVYINQSTQSSDRPIHTEFRQTNPHRVQTDQSTQNSDKSTQSSDRSIHTEFRKSNPHRAHINQSTQSSDRPIHIEFRQTNPQTQKFRQTNPHRVQTTNQHRVYINQSTQSSDRPIHTEFRQTNPHRVQTDQSTQNSDRPIHTEFRKINPHRIQTDLSTQSSDRIIHTEFRQTNPHRVQTDQSTQSSDRPIHTEFRQTNSQSSDGPIHTEFRQIHTEFRQINPHRSSDRPIHTEFRQTNPHRVQTDQSNQHRVYIKPIHTEFRQTNPHRVQTDQSTQSSDRPIHTEFRQTNPHRVQTDQSTQSSNQPIHTKFRQINQHKVYTDQSTQSSDKPIHTEVQTDQSTQSSDRPIHTEFRQTNPHIVQSSDKPIHREFRQTYPHRVQIDQSTQISDRPIHKVQTDRPIHTEFRQINPHRFQTVQSTQSSYQPINTEFISTNPHRVQTDQSTQSSDRPIHTEVQSDQSTQSSDRPIHTEFRQITNPHQSSDRPIHTEFNNQQSTQSLDRPIHTEFRQINPHRSSDRPIHTEFRQTNPHRVQTDQSHKVYTDQSTQSQTDQSIQSSDKPIQRIQTDLSTQSSDRPIHTEFRQTNPQSSDRPIHTEFRQINPHRVHINQSTQSFRQINPQCSHRPIHTKVQTDQSTQSSDRSIHSRGSESDQSTKEFRQTNPHRVQTDQSTQKFRQINPHRVQKVQSTQSHINQSTQSSDRPIHIEFRQTNPQTQSSDRQNPHRVQTTIHTEFRQTKSTQSTDRSIHTQSSDRPINTEFKSTNPHNVQTDQINTQVYTDQSTQSSESPIHTESYQPIYTQSSYRPIHTEFRQTNPHRVQTDQSTQNSDKSTQSSDRSNPHRIQTDQSTQSSDRPIHTKVQTDQSTQSSDRPIHTEFIDQSTTDFRQTNPHRVQTDQSTQSSDRPIHTEFRQTTPHRVQTDQSTQSSDRPIHIEF; encoded by the exons ATGGTTCAGACAcaccaatccacacagagttcacagaccaatccacacagagttcagacagaccaatccacacagagttcagacagatcaatccacacagagttcataTCAACCAAtacacacagagttcagacagatcAATCCACAGTGTTCACACAGACCAATCCACTCAGAACTCACATAGACCAATCCACACAaagttcagacagaccaatccacacaaAGTTCACAGACCAATCCACAAAGAGTTCAGACAaaccaatccacacagagttcagacagaccaatccacacagagttcagacaaaccaatccacacagagttcagacagatcaatccacacagagttcagacagatcAATCCACAaagagttcagacagaccaatccacacagaattcagacagaccaatccacacagagttcagacaaaccaatccacacagagttcagacagatcAATCCACACAGAATTCAGACAGACctatccacacagagttcagacagatcaatccacacagagttctgACAGACCAATCCATACAGAGTTCAGACAAACCAATCCACAGAGAATTCAGACAGACctatccacacagagttcatatcagaccaatccacacagagttcagacagatcAATCCACACAGATTTCAGACAgtccaatccacacagagttcataTCAACCAATCAACACAGAGTTTATATcaaccaatccacacagagttcagacagaccaatccacacagaaTTCAGACAGACctatccacacagagttcagacagaataatccacacagagttcagacataccaatccacacagagttcagacagacctatccacacagagttcagacagaatAATCCACAGA agttcagacagaccaatccacacagagttcagacagatcAATCCACACAGATTTCAGACAgtccaatccacacagagttcataTCAACCAATCAACACAGAGTTTATATcaaccaatccacacagagttcagacagaccaatccacacagagttcagacagaccaatccacacagagttcagactgACCAATCCACACAGAATTCAGAcaaatccacacagagttcagacagatcaatccacacagagttcagaaaGTCCAATCCACACAGAGCTCATATcaaccaatccacacagagttcagacagaccaatccacatagagttcagacagaccaatccacagacacaga aattcagacagaccaatccacacagagttcagacaacCAATCAACACAGAGTTTATATcaaccaatccacacagagttcagacagaccaatccacacagagttcagacagaccaatccacacagagttcagactgaccaatccacacagaattcagacagaccaatccacacagagttcagaaaGATCAATCCACACAGAATTCAGACAGACctatccacacagagttcagacagaataatccacacagagttcagacagaccaatccacacagagttcagacagaccaatccacacagagttcagacagaccaatccacacagagttcagacagaccaattCACAGAGTTCAGACggaccaatccacacagagttcagacaaatccacacagagttcagacagatcaatccacacaga agttcagacagaccaatccacacagagttcagacagaccaatccacacagagttcagacagaccaatcaAATCAACACAGAGTTTATATCAaaccaatccacacagagttcagacagaccaatccacacagagttcagacagaccaatccacacagagttcagacagaccaatccacacagagttcagacagaccaatccacacagagttcagacagaccaatcaACACAAAGTTCAAATCAACCAATCCACACAAAGTTCAGACAGATcaatcaacacaaagtttacacagaccaatccacacagagttcagacaaaccaatccacacaga agttcagacagatcaatccacacagagttcagacagaccaatccacacagagttcagacagaccaatccacacatAGTTCAGAGTTCAGACAAACCAATCCACAGAGAATTCAGACAGACctatccacacagagttcagataGATCAATCCACTCAAATTTCAGACAGACCAATTCACAAAGTTCAGACAGACcgaccaatccacacagagttcagacagatcAATCCACACAGATTTCAAACAgtccaatccacacagagttcataTCAGCCAATCAACACAGAGTTTATATcaaccaatccacacagagttcagacagaccaatccacacagagttcagacagaccaatccacacaga agttcaatcagaccaatccacacagagttcagacagaccaatccacacagagttcagacagatcACCAATCCACaccagagttcagacagaccaatccacacagagttcaacAATCAACAATCCACACAAAGTTtagacagaccaatccacacagagttcagacagatcaatccacacaga agttcagacagaccaatccacacagagttcagacagaccaatccacacagagttcagacagatcAATCACACAAAGTTTAcacagaccaatccacacagagtcagacagaccaatccatACAGAGTTCAGACAAACCAATCCAGAGAATTCAGACAGATttatccacacagagttcagacagaccaatacacacagagttcagacagaccaatccacaaagttcagacagaccaatacacacagagttcagacagatcaatccacacagagttcatatcaaccaatccacacagagtttcAGACAGATCAATCCACAGTGTTCACACAGACCAATCCACACCAAAGTTCAGACAGatcaatccacacagagttcagacagatcAATCCACTCAAGAGGTTCAGAATCAGACCAATCCACAAaagagttcagacagaccaatccacacagagttcagacagatcaatccacacaga agttcagacagatcaatccacacagagttcagaaagtccaatccacacagagtcaTATcaaccaatccacacagagttcagacagaccaatccacatagagttcagacagaccaatccacagacacagagttcagacagacaaaatccacacagagttcagaccacaatccacacagagttcagacagaccaaaTCCACACAGAGTACAGACAGATCAATCcacacacagagttcagacagaccaatcaACACAGAGTTCAAATCGACCAATCCACACAATGTTCAGACAGATCAAATCAACACACAAGTTTAcacagaccaatccacacagagttcagaaagtccaatccacacagagtcaTATCAACCAATCTACACACAGAGTTCAtacagaccaatccacacagagttcagacagaccaatccacacagagttcagactgACCAATCCACACAGAATTCAGAcaaatccacacagagttcagacagatcCAATCCACACAGAattcagacagaccaatccacacagagttcagacagaccaatccacacaaa agttcagacagaccaatccacacagagttcagacagaccaatccacacagagttcataGACCAATCCACCACAGAtttcagacagaccaatccacacagagttcagacagaccaatccacacagagttcagacagaccaatccacacagagttcagacagaccactccacacagagttcagacagatcaatccacacagagttcagacagaccaatccacatAGAGTTCTGA